CGTCCTCACAATGCACCCCTGGATCTCGGGCCGCGCCGGACGCCTCCTTGGTCTCGAGCAGTTGATCCAGCACATGCGCCGTGTGCCCGGCGTGTGGTTCACCACGGTGGCGGAAATCGCCGCGTGGGCGGCCCGGCAGGACGCGAGGATCGTCCATCCGGCCGCGGGGACCACGCGTCCGTAGCACGCCCGGCCCGCCGTGCGGATCTATTTCGTCACGCACTCGACCTCGGTGGACAATGAAGCCGGGATCGCGTCGGGCCACCTGGATACCGGCCTGTCCGCGCGCGGCCGGGGGGAGGCCGCCGAGTTGCCGGCCCGCCTCGCCGGGCTGCCATTCGGGGCCGTCTTCTGCTCGTCGCTGCGCCGCGCGATCGAGACGGCCGAGATCGCGTTCGGCGGCACGTACCCGATTCGCGCCGACGCCCGGCTGGACGAGGTCGACTACGGCGACTACGCGGGGATGTCCGTTCCGGCGCTCGACACGGTGCGGGGCGGGTACATCGACGTCGCGTTCCCGCATGGTGAAAGCTACCGGCAGCGAACGGCGCTCGTGGAGGCCTTCCTGTCGGAACTCCGGCAGGCCCCCGGCGCGGACGCGGTCCTGATTGTCGGATGCCGCGCGACCAAGTGGGCGCTCGACGTGCTGCTCGACGGCCGGACGCTTGCCGCGGTGGTGACGAGTCCCTTCCAGTGGCGGCCGTATTGGCCCTACACGCTCGCTCGCCGGGAATGAGGAGCCGAACGTCCACGTGTTCTGTCGGGGAGCGCGTCGCCAGGCGATCCTTCCCGGGGTAAAGGAGCGCTCATGCCCACGCTGGAGGGTCGAGTCGCAGTTGTGACCGGTGGAGGCCGCGGCATCGGCGCCGCCACCGCTGTGGCACTGGCCGAGGCGGGCGCGTCCGTCGCCGAGCGCGCAGGCGCTGCTGGCCGCCTCAGACTGAGTAACGCGGCCGGAGTCTCCGAGAAAACCACGGTCGACGTGGGCGCTACTTGCCGAGGACGATCGGTATTGTCAACGCGATGGTCAGGACAAGCGCCCACAGCCCGGGCGCGGACGTCAGCGGCTGCTCTTTCCGGCGCTGTGCACGAGCTTCTTCCATCGACGACAGGGGGATCCACCACGGACTGTATCGTGCCTCGCTCAACCTGGATGGAGACCGGCAGGCCGCCTTATCGGTCCACGGCGGGCCGAGCAAGGCGGCGTACGTGTACCCAGCCGAGCACTATGAGTATTGGCGCCGTGAGTTGCCCGAGATGACGCTGCCGTGGGGGATGTTTGGCGAGAACCTCACCGCCGAATGGCTGCGGGAGGACGCGATCAACATCGGGGATCGGTGTCGCGTGGGGTCGGCGGAAGTGATCGTCACCGAACCCCGCCTGCCGTGTTACAAGCTCGGCGTCAAATTTGGGCGCCAGGACATCGTCGAGCGCTTCCTCGCGAGCGGCCGCACGGGCTTCTGCCTCGCGGTCGTGCGCGAAGGACTGGTTGAAGCGGGGGACGCGGTCGAGTTGATCGAGCGGGACCCTCACGGGGTGACGGTCGCGGACATCACACGATTGTACGCGCACGACAAGACCAATCGGAATCTGCTCGCCCGTGCCGTACAGGTTCCGGCCCTGCCCGACCGCTGGCGGGCTTACGTCCACGATCGCATCGAGAAGCTCGGGGCGACGGCGGATCCCGGGCGCCCCTCGCCCGGGCGTGGCCGGGCATGATTCGGGCGATGATCTTCGATCTCGACGGGACGCTTGTCGAGACCGAGCGGTTGAAGGCCCTATCCTATGCGCGTGCCGTGGCCGAACTGTGTCCGGGCGCGTTTGCCGAGCAGGACGTCGTGGAGGCATTCAAGGATGTCGTGGGCCGCTCCCGCGATGAAGTGGCGGCCGCCCTGACGGCGCGGTTTGCGCTTCACTCCGCGGCCGAAGCCCGCGCGCGCGAGTTCGGCGTCAGCGAGCCCTGGCAGGTGCTCGCCCGGCTTCGGCTGCCCTATTACGAGGCGATCCTGGCCGATCCCGAGGTCTTGCGGGCAAGCCGGTGGCCGCACAACATCGCGTTGCTCCACTCCGCCCGCCGGATGGGATGCAAGACGGGGTTGGCCAGCATGTCGTACGGTGACCAGGTTCGGCGCGTGCTGAAGGTGCTGGCCCTGGAGGACGCCTTTGATTTCATCGCCGCCCGGGACGACGTGGTGCACCCAAAGCCGGACCCGGAGATCTATTTCCTCGTCGCCGGACGGTTAGGCGTGCCGCCGGGCGAATGCCTGGTGATCGAAGATTCGCCCGTCGGCGTGCAGGCCGCCGTCTCGGCCGGGATGCCGGTGATCGCGGTGACCACCCCGTTCACCCGCGGGCAGTTCGCGGAGCGGGATGTGTTGGACCGGCGCTGGGTGGTGGACGACCCGGGCACGCTGCCCGATGTGGTGCGTCAGCGGATGGCCGCGCCGCGCGGCGACGGAGGGCGATGACGTGTCGGTGCGCTACGTCACCGAAGCGCGCCCGCAGGCCGCGGACGGAGAGATTACGGTGACCCGCTCTTCTTCCAATCGCGAAATACTTTGAGCAGAGCGCGCTGCGCGTCTTCCGAGATCGACTCACGGGGCAGTCGGCCCAGGGCCCGAACCGTGTGGCGCATCTGCTCCAAGTAGGTTCGGCACGGAGGGCAGATCGCCACGTGCTCCTCGAAGCGCACGCGGTCCGGAACCGGCAATGTCCCCTCCAGGTACTCGGTCACCACCTCGACCAGCTCCTGACAGGACAGTTCGTCTGAGGGCGGCATCGGTCTACCCCTCTCCGAAGTACCGTTCGAGTGCCCGGCGCACCTTCGATCTGGCGCGATGGAGCAGCACCCGCTCATTGTTCGGCGTGATCTGAAGCAGTGTGGAGACCTCTTCCCCGGCCCACCCCTCCACGTCGCGCAGCGTGATGACCTCGCGCTGGTCCGGCGGCAGCCTGTCGATGGCGTGCTGTATCTCCGCCCGGACCTCCGCCGACAGCAGGCGCTCCTCGGGAGAGTCGCCCCAACTCTCCGGCGGCGATGCCCAGTGCCCCGGCCACCGCGGATGATCGGCGCCCAGGAAGCGCCCGGGCTCCACGGCCGGCTCTTGGTCGGACGGTGCGTCTGCGAGCGCGGAGAAGGGAACGCTGCGGCGCTCGCGCTGCGCCTGCGTCCGGACGCGGTTCATCAGGATGCTGAAGATCCACGTCTTCAGCGTGCTGCGCTGCTCGAAGCCGGCGATGCCTTGAAGCACCCCGAGCCAGGTGTCTTGCACAACCTCTTCCGCCGCGGCACGCGGCAGATGCATCGACGCGACCCGAAGCATCGCCGCCGCGTGGCGGTCCACCAGGCTCACGAACGCCGCCTCATCTCCGTCCCGGAGCCGCGCCACCGCGTCGGCGTCGGCATAGGACGCCGGGTCGACAGGCCCGCGAAGCTCGCGCTCTTCCGGCAGGTCGACGTCTCCCCGCAATGAACAACGTGCCGCGCCACGATGAGACCCGTGCTGCCGCCCACGGGCGCGGTCACCAGGCACTTCCGGATCACGGACCTCGGTCCCTTCGATGCCCCCGAAGGTGCCGGGCCGGCACGCGGGCAATCACCCGCGGCCGGCCCGGCTTCGGGGACGTGCTCGATCACACTACCGGTTGAACTCGTGGTCCCGGTCCTGCGTGCCGCTCGTTCCCGTCATGGCGTCCGTGCCGTTCGACGGAACCACGACCGCCGCGGGCGCACCCGTCCCGTACTGCGGCGCCGCCGGGGCGTTGTTGAGACCGCCCGCCTCGTTCGCAAACGCGGTCGAGACTGCCGCCGCCAGACTTCCCACCGTGAGCATCACTGCCAGTGCCTTGCGCATTGTCCTTCCTCCTTTGAGATTGTGGAGCCTGCGATTTTGATCACGTAGGAGTAGTCTCGCGATGGCCCGTTTCATTACACTCGCGCCGGCTTCTACCTCGCCGTCGCGCGAGGGGGCATCGTGGAAAGCAAAGACGGGATCGGGCCGGTCAGCGGATTTCGACGATCATCTCGATCTCGACCGCGATGCCGAGCGGAAGCGACCCCATGCCGACCGCCGAGCGCGCGTGCCGGCCGCGGTCGCCGAAGATCTTCACCAGCAGGTCTGAGGCGCCGTTGATGACCTGCGGCTGCTCGGCGAACTCCGGCGTGCCATTGACCATGCCGAGCAGCTTGACCACGCGGCGCACGCGGTCGAGGCTGCCGATCGCCGCGCGGAGCGAGGCGAGACAGTTGAGCATCACGAACTGCGCGGCCTCGTACCCTTGCTCGGTCGTGAGATCGCGGCCGAGCTTGCCCCCGTACACCACCCGGCCGTCCCGGAGCGGCCCGTGCCCCGAGACGAACACGAGCTTGCCGGAGACGACCGCGCCGACGTAGTTGGCGAGCGGCGCCCCGGGCGCCGGCAGCCGCAGTCCCATTTTTTCGAGCGCCCGCTCCACCCGTCCGCCGGTACGAGCGGCCGGCCGGGCCCGTCCCGCCGCGGTCCGTTTCGTGCTCTTCCTTTTTGGAGTTGACATCTTATCCCTCCCGTTGCGACGTGGCGGCCACGGTGCCGCTCAGAGCCTCTCCTCCGCGAGGTGCGCTGCGACATACCGCGCGACCTCCGCGGGGCGTTCCTCCGCGAATATGTGCGTCCCCCCGGGGATCACGATCAGTGTGGCCCGGGGCAGCAGGCGGGCGAGGTACTCACCGACCGGGACCGGACTAATCGGGTCGGAGCCCCCCCACAGCAGAAGCACCGGCGCATCGATCGTCCGGATGCGGTCGCTGAGATCGGCGCGGTAGTCCAGCAGCCAGTCCGGCGCCGCCGGGTACTCGCGCCGGTACGACGGCCGCCAGTCTTCGGTCCGAAAGAGCGAGAGGTCGATGCCGCCGGACGTGGCCGAGAGTACCATGCGCCGCACCATCCGGGGGCGGTCGAGGGCGGCGCGGATCGCCACCGCTCCCCCCATCGATTGCGCGACGAGGTCGACGGGGCGGTCCATGCGGTCCGTCACGAGCCCCACGAGATGATCAAACGTGGAGACGCGAGGGTCCGGTGGGACGGCTCCGTGGCCCGGCCACTCCAGAAACACCCGCTCGTACTCCGCGGGCAACAGGTCGGCGACCGGACGCCAGAACATTCGATCCCCCCGTGCGCCTGGAAGGAAGAGGACCCGGCGATGCATAGCCGTTGACCGCGGCCGCTACTGGGCAAGATATCCGCCGTCCACCGGCAGGACCACGCCGGTGATCCCCGAGGCGGCCGGCGAGGCCAGGAAGTGGACCGCGCGCGCCACCTCGTCGATCTCGAGGACCCGGCCGAGCGGAATGCGGCCGAGCACCTGGCTCCGCGACTCGGGGTGGCGCAGCACCTCCGAGGTCATGTCCGTCTCCACGAACGTCGGCGCGACGGCGTTCACCCGGATGCCCCGCGTCGCCCACTCGATCGCCAGCTGCTTGGTCAGCGACGCCACCCCGCCTTTGCTGGCGCAATAGGTCGCGCGGTTCGGCAGCGCCACGAGGCTCATCGTCGAGGCAAGATTGACGATCGCTCCGCCGCCCCCTCCCAGCATGACCCGGGCCGCGGCCTGGCTGCAAAAGAAGACCGCCTTCAGGTTGATGGCCATGACTTCGTCCCACTCCGCCGCGGTTACGTCGAGGGCCGGGGTCCGGTGATTGATGCCGGCGTTGTTGATCAGGATGTCGAGCCGTCCGTACGCGGCGAGGGCGCGGTCGGCGATCCGCCGGCCCGCCTCGGGGTCCCGGACGTCGGCCTCAATCGTCGCGCAGCGCCGGTCGAGCGCTTCGATCGCGCGGCCTGCGCCGTCCAGCGCGCTGCGATCGCGGCCTGCGACGACGAGATCGGCGCCGGCGCGCGCGAGCCGTTCCGCGATGCCGCGGCCGATCCCGCGCCCCCCGCCGGTGACGACCGCGACCTTCCCCTCAAGACGGCTCCCGTCCATGGCGCCCCCCATGCACACGGCTGGCCCGCGCCCGCGGGCCGCGCGTTCCGGTTACCGGTAGAGTCGTGGGTCCAGCGCGTCGCGCAGGCCGTCGCCGAGAAAATTGAACCCCAGGATCGTGACGAAGATCGCCGCGATCGGGAAGAACACCTGGTGCGGCGCGATGTCCAGGTAACTTCGCGCCGCGAGCACCATCGCCCCCCACTCGGGCGTCGGCGGCTGGGCGCCCAATCCCAGAAACGACAGCGCGGCGGCAAAGAGGATGGCGGAGGCCATGCCCAGCGTTGCGGTGACGATGATCTCCGACGAGACGTTCGGCAGCACATAGCGGATGAGGATCCGGGCGTCGCCCACGCCGACGGCGCGGGCGGCTTCGACGTACTCGTTCGCGCCCACGCGCAGCACGGCGCTCCGCACGATGCGGACGAACCCCGGGATCGTCGCGATCCCGACCGCGATCATCGCGTTCTGGAGGCTGGGGCCGAGCGCGCCGACGATCGCGATCGCGAGCAGCAGTCCCGGAAACGCGAGGAGCACGTCGATCAGGCGCATGATCGGATTGTCGAGCCGCCGGTAGAATCCGGCCAGCAGACCCAGCGCGATGCCGAACGTCGCCGCGATGCCGACGGAGATGAGCCCGATGCTGAGCGAGATGCGGCTGCCGTAGACGACCTGGCTGAAGATGTCGCGGCCGAGGTGGTCGGTGCCGAACGGATGCGCGGGCGACGGGCCGGAGAACCGTGCGAGGATGTTCGGCTGGGTGGGATCCGCGACCGCGAGAAAGGGCGCCGTGGCCGCGGTCAGCAGCAGCACGGCGACGATCGCCCCGCCGATGCGCACCTGCCACGACCGGCCGAGGCGCCGCCAGACGGTCGCGTGGCGCGGCCGCGCTGGGCCCGCGGCGCCGAGGGCGGTGTGCGGAGTGATGCCGAGATCCCGGTCACGGGCCGTGGCCATCAGCCGTACCGGATTCGGGGGTCCGCCGCGGCGTAGCCGACGTCGACGAGGATGTTGGTGAGCACGAAGGTGACGGCGAAGAGCAGCACCCCGCCCTGGACGATCGGAAAATCGCGGCCGAGGATCGCCTGCACGACGAGCCGGCCCATGCCCGGCAGCGAAAAGATGGTCTCGGTGATGAACGCGCCGGTCAGCAGCCCGCCGAACTGCAGCCCGATGATCGTGATCACGGGGAGCAGGGCGTTGCGGAAGCCGTGGCGGACGATGACCGCGGTTTCCCGCACGCCCTTGGCGCGCGCGCTCCGGACGTAGTCCTGGTGCAGGACCTCGAGCATCGACGACCGCGTCAGACGCGTGAGCAGCGGGATGACGCCGCTGCTGACCGTAATCGCCGGGAGCGCGATGTGCCGCCACCCGTCGGCCGTCCAGAGCGACTCGTAGCCGGTGAGCGGGAACCAGCGAAGCTGGATCGCAAACACCCACAGGAGGATGAGTCCGACGGCAAACACCGGCATCGCGTTGCCGGCCAGCACGACGAAGATCGTGGAGAGATCGAGCAGGGAATTGCGCCGGTAGGCGGCCAGGATGCCCGTCGGCACGCCGACGAGGGTGGTCCAGGCGACGCCGACCGCCGCGAGCGCGAGCGTGACGGGGAACGTGTCGAGGAGCCGCCCCAACACCGGCTCCCGGGACCGGATCGACCGGCCGAAATCGCCGCGGACCAGCCGGCCGGCGTACCGCGCGTACTGGACATACAACGGCTGGTCGAGGCCGAGCGAGCGCTCGATGTCGCGCACCACCGACGGAGGCGCGTCGGGGCCGGCGACGACGAGCGCCGGGTTGCCGGGCGTCAGGTGCAAGATGAGAAATACCAGCACCGACACGCCGAACAGCACCGGTACCGCCTGAACGAGGCGGCCCGCGATGTACGATGCCATCATGGCGACCGGCCGGCGTGGAGAGGCGTCGCTATTTCAGCTCGAGATCCAGCATCTTGTACAGTGTGTTGGCGTGCATCTTCGGGACGAGCAGCCGCTTGGAGGCGACGACGACCCGCTTCTCGTGCACAAGGGGCACCCAGATCGCGTCGCCCACGATGATCTGCTGCAGCTTCTGGTAGGCCGCCATCCGCTCGGCTTCACTGGTGCTCGACCGGCTCGCCTCGAGGAGGCGGTCGGTCTCGGGATCGGCCCAATCGAACCGATTCGGCGCCGGCCGCTGTTTGCTGTGAAAGTAGAAGTACAGCACGTCGGGCGTCGTGTACCGCACGTTGATGAGGAACATGTCGTGCTGCCCGGCGCGCAGCGCCGCCAGGAACGCGGTCCACTCCAGTTGCTGCGTCCGGACGTTGACGCCGACGCCGGCCAGCTCCGCCTGGACCAGGGGCACGACACTGTCGAAACTGCCTCCCGGCGTCCAGAGGAAGAGCAGCGAGAGCGGCTGGCCGTTCTTTTGCCGCGTCGCCCCTGAGCGGGGCTGCTTCCAACCGTCCTCGTCGAGCAGCCGCTTCGCCGTGCTCGGGTTGTAGTGATACCCGATATTCTTGACCCCGCTCCACCATCCCGGCGTGCCCGGGGCCAGCGGACCGAACGCCTCGTCGGCCAGGCCGTAGTAGGCGCCGGCGATCAGTTCCTGCTTGTTGATCCCGTAGTTGATCGCCTCGCGGACCTTCGGATCGTCGAGCGGCTTGTGCCCCAGCTTGAAACCGATGAACGCGGTGTTGAGGTCGCTGTACCGGATCACCTGTAGCTTGCCCTCGCGCGTGAGCCGGTCCACCTCCTGGCCGGGCACGTTGGGATCGAACTGGGCGTCGCCGACCTGGACGGCGGCGAGGCGCGGCGTGTCCTCGGTAATGACCTTGAAGACGATGGTGCCGAGATGGGCGGGCCCCTGGTTCCTGTAGATCGGCGGGCCCCACGCGTAGCTGGGGTTGCGGATGACAACCAGCCGGTCGTTCCGCACCCACTCCCGCAGGACGAACGGCCCGGTGCCGTCGACCTTGCCGGCGCCGGTGCCGTAGTCGTCGCCTGCCTTGGTGACGGCGTCGGCGTTCAAGATGCTCGCCGCGTATCCGGCCAGGTTGATCAGGAGGATCGACAAGGGTTCCTTGAGGTGGAGGACGACCGTTTGCGGGTTCGGGGCGTCCACGCTGTCGACCGGCGAGATGTTGAAGGCCGTGGGCGAGCCCCTGAGCGTCCGCCAGCGGTCGAGCGTGAATTTCACGTCGGCGGACGTGAGCGGTTTGCCGGAGGCGAAGCGCACGCCCCGCCGCAGCGTAAACGTGTAGATCTTCCCGTCCGGCGAGATCGCCCATTTTTCGGCCAGCCCGGGCTTGACGGTGTTGTCGTAATCCAGCGAGGTCAGGGTGTCGTACAGGACGTAATCGACTTCGGCGGACGAGGTCGCGGTGGTCCGTTCGGGGTCGAGCGTTTCGCTTTCTTGCCCCCGCGCGAAGGTGAACGTTGGCCCGGCGCCGGGTGCGCCGAGTGCGAGCACGGGCATCGCGAGCACGGCGAGCGCGACGCATCCGGAGACGAGCCGGCGGCCGATCGGACGCATTGATATCCCCCCTCGAGGACTTGAGCGGGCCGGGTCAGCGGTGGGCATCAGGTTCGGCGGGCCGCCGGAGGCTCCCTGTTGGCCGTGTAACATCGTCGGGATTGCTCGGTCGGGATGGCTCGGGAGACGCGCCGAACTCGAGGTTTCGCAACCAGCCGCCGGGGGTAGTTACTAGAACTGACTCATCGGAAGGGGGCAGTGGCTCCCCTTCGTGCGTTTCTGTTCGGCGCGTTCAGCGCCAGTGAGGAGGTTGTGATCCATGCGCAACAGACGCTACGTTTCCGCCGGCGCCCTGCTCGCACTGGCCGTGATCTTCGCGGTCGGCGCGCCGGGCGGCGCCCAAACTCCGGCGCCCTACGTGCACGTGCTCGTAGACGGCCAGCCGGTCGCGTTCGACGTCCCTCCGCAGATCGACAACGGCCGCGTGCTCGTGCCGCTGCGCGGCGTGTTCGAGCGCCTCGGTGCCACCGTGGCCTGGGACGACCGGACGCAGACCGTGCTCGCGCAGCGCGGGGCCACCGGGGTCTCTCTCGTGATCGGCAATACCCAGGCGATGGTGAACGGACGGCCGGAGATCATCGACGTGCCGCCGCTTGTCGTGGCGGGCCGCACGATGGTCCCGCTCCGGTTCATCAGCCAGGCGCTCGGCGCGACCGTGAACTGGGACGCGGCTTCGACCACCGTGACCGTCATCAGCGGGAGCGGCGCGCTGCCGCCGTCTCGGACGTACGCGCCGGGGCCCGCCGTGCAGCACGTCGTCGGGACGCTCGTCGCCGTGCGTCTCCCCGTGGATCCCGGGTCGCCGGGCCTGATCGTCGTGAGCCACAACGGCGTGATCTCGCGGTACGTCGTGACCGGGTCCACGGTCATCACCCGGACTAACACGGCGAACGGCGGCGGCGGATCGGTCGCGCTCGGCGCGCTTCGGCCGGGCGACACCGTCGATCTGCTGATCAGCCCGAACAACACGGCGCAGAGGATCCGCGCGACCTACTCGCAATAGCATCTGCCCGCGGCAAGGCCTCGGGGCCGCCGGGCAACACGCCCGGCGGCCCCGATCGTGGCGGGTTCCGCCGGGGGTGACGGCGCGGCCCGCTGTGCTATGATCCGCGGGGGCGACGATGCGCGACGGCTTGATCCCGGGTACCGCGGCCGAAGTCGAACTGACCGTGACCGACGCGATGACCGTGCGCTTCGACGAGCTCGGGGCGACCCACCCGGTGTACGCTACGTGGATGATGATCAAGCACATGGAAGAAGCGGGGCGCAAGGCCATCCTGCCGTTTCTTGACGAGGACGAGGACGCGGTGGGCTACGCGATCGACGTCGTCCATCTGGCCCCCACCCCGGCCGGCGCCCGGGTGCGGGCCCGCGCGGTCCTCGACCGCGTCGACGGACGGCGCATCCACTGCCGCGTGGAAGCGCACAACGAGCGGGAGAAGATCGGCGAGGGTCGCACGGTGCAGGTCGTGCTGTCGCGCCGGCGCCTCGACGCCAGGTTCCGGGACATCGGTGCGATCCGGTAACGGGAGGGCGCGATGTCGGTCCGGCCGGTCCATGCGTTCATCGCCGAGCATCGCGAGGATGAGCTCGCGACGCTCATGCGGCTCGTGCGCCAGCCGAGCGTCAGCGCGCAGGACGCCGGCGTCCGCGAGTGCGCGCGCCTCCTCGCCGGCATCATGTCGGACTGCGGCATTCCCGCCCGGATCGTCGAGACGCCGACCCAGCCCGTGGTCTACGGAGAGATCGCCGGCGACCCGCGGGCGTTCACGCTGATCTGCTACGGGCACTACGACGTGCAACCCCCGGAGCCGCTCGACCTCTGGGAGTCGCCGCCGTTTGCGCCTGAGATCCGCGGGGGGCGGATCTACGGCCGCGGCGTGGGCGACAACAAGGGCCAGCTGCTCGCGCACGTGCTGGCCGCGCGCGCCTGGCTCGAGACGGCGGGGCGCCCGCCGATCAACGTCAAGTTTGTGTTCGAGGGCGAGGAGGAATCGGGCTCGCGCAGCCTGCGGATCTTCGCCGAGGAGCATCGGGAGATGCTGGCCGCCGACCTGGTGTACATTTCCGACGGCGGCCTGCATCCGTCGGGGCGGCCGGTGATCTCTCTCGGCAACCGCGGCAACCTCGGGCTGACGCTCGTTGCGCAGGGCGCCGACCGCGACAACCACTCCGGGAACAAAGGCGGCGTGGCCCCGAACCCCGTCTGGATGCTCGTGCACCTGCTGGCCACGATGGTCGACCCGAACGGCCGCGTGCTGATCGAGGGGTTTTACGACGACGTCCGGCCCGTGGGGCCGGCGGAGGAACGGATCCTCGCCACCCTGGACTTCGACCCCCAGGCGTTTGCGGCGACGATGGGTCTGCCGACGCTCGCGATCGACGGGCCGACGTACTGGCGCCGGATCATGCTCGAACCCTACGTCAACATTCAGGGCTTCGTGAGCGGGTATGTCGGGCCGGGGTCAAAGACGATCATCCCCGCCCGGGCAGAGTGCCGGATCGACATGCGGCTCGTCGTGGACCAGCGGATCGACG
The sequence above is drawn from the bacterium genome and encodes:
- a CDS encoding HAD family phosphatase, whose translation is MIRAMIFDLDGTLVETERLKALSYARAVAELCPGAFAEQDVVEAFKDVVGRSRDEVAAALTARFALHSAAEARAREFGVSEPWQVLARLRLPYYEAILADPEVLRASRWPHNIALLHSARRMGCKTGLASMSYGDQVRRVLKVLALEDAFDFIAARDDVVHPKPDPEIYFLVAGRLGVPPGECLVIEDSPVGVQAAVSAGMPVIAVTTPFTRGQFAERDVLDRRWVVDDPGTLPDVVRQRMAAPRGDGGR
- a CDS encoding copper amine oxidase N-terminal domain-containing protein, whose protein sequence is MRNRRYVSAGALLALAVIFAVGAPGGAQTPAPYVHVLVDGQPVAFDVPPQIDNGRVLVPLRGVFERLGATVAWDDRTQTVLAQRGATGVSLVIGNTQAMVNGRPEIIDVPPLVVAGRTMVPLRFISQALGATVNWDAASTTVTVISGSGALPPSRTYAPGPAVQHVVGTLVAVRLPVDPGSPGLIVVSHNGVISRYVVTGSTVITRTNTANGGGGSVALGALRPGDTVDLLISPNNTAQRIRATYSQ
- a CDS encoding alpha/beta fold hydrolase; translated protein: MHRRVLFLPGARGDRMFWRPVADLLPAEYERVFLEWPGHGAVPPDPRVSTFDHLVGLVTDRMDRPVDLVAQSMGGAVAIRAALDRPRMVRRMVLSATSGGIDLSLFRTEDWRPSYRREYPAAPDWLLDYRADLSDRIRTIDAPVLLLWGGSDPISPVPVGEYLARLLPRATLIVIPGGTHIFAEERPAEVARYVAAHLAEERL
- a CDS encoding ABC transporter substrate-binding protein; its protein translation is MRPIGRRLVSGCVALAVLAMPVLALGAPGAGPTFTFARGQESETLDPERTTATSSAEVDYVLYDTLTSLDYDNTVKPGLAEKWAISPDGKIYTFTLRRGVRFASGKPLTSADVKFTLDRWRTLRGSPTAFNISPVDSVDAPNPQTVVLHLKEPLSILLINLAGYAASILNADAVTKAGDDYGTGAGKVDGTGPFVLREWVRNDRLVVIRNPSYAWGPPIYRNQGPAHLGTIVFKVITEDTPRLAAVQVGDAQFDPNVPGQEVDRLTREGKLQVIRYSDLNTAFIGFKLGHKPLDDPKVREAINYGINKQELIAGAYYGLADEAFGPLAPGTPGWWSGVKNIGYHYNPSTAKRLLDEDGWKQPRSGATRQKNGQPLSLLFLWTPGGSFDSVVPLVQAELAGVGVNVRTQQLEWTAFLAALRAGQHDMFLINVRYTTPDVLYFYFHSKQRPAPNRFDWADPETDRLLEASRSSTSEAERMAAYQKLQQIIVGDAIWVPLVHEKRVVVASKRLLVPKMHANTLYKMLDLELK
- a CDS encoding RidA family protein, with protein sequence MSTPKRKSTKRTAAGRARPAARTGGRVERALEKMGLRLPAPGAPLANYVGAVVSGKLVFVSGHGPLRDGRVVYGGKLGRDLTTEQGYEAAQFVMLNCLASLRAAIGSLDRVRRVVKLLGMVNGTPEFAEQPQVINGASDLLVKIFGDRGRHARSAVGMGSLPLGIAVEIEMIVEIR
- a CDS encoding zf-HC2 domain-containing protein codes for the protein MPPSDELSCQELVEVVTEYLEGTLPVPDRVRFEEHVAICPPCRTYLEQMRHTVRALGRLPRESISEDAQRALLKVFRDWKKSGSP
- a CDS encoding MOSC domain-containing protein, yielding MDGDRQAALSVHGGPSKAAYVYPAEHYEYWRRELPEMTLPWGMFGENLTAEWLREDAINIGDRCRVGSAEVIVTEPRLPCYKLGVKFGRQDIVERFLASGRTGFCLAVVREGLVEAGDAVELIERDPHGVTVADITRLYAHDKTNRNLLARAVQVPALPDRWRAYVHDRIEKLGATADPGRPSPGRGRA
- a CDS encoding SDR family oxidoreductase; the protein is MDGSRLEGKVAVVTGGGRGIGRGIAERLARAGADLVVAGRDRSALDGAGRAIEALDRRCATIEADVRDPEAGRRIADRALAAYGRLDILINNAGINHRTPALDVTAAEWDEVMAINLKAVFFCSQAAARVMLGGGGGAIVNLASTMSLVALPNRATYCASKGGVASLTKQLAIEWATRGIRVNAVAPTFVETDMTSEVLRHPESRSQVLGRIPLGRVLEIDEVARAVHFLASPAASGITGVVLPVDGGYLAQ
- a CDS encoding ABC transporter permease, whose product is MASYIAGRLVQAVPVLFGVSVLVFLILHLTPGNPALVVAGPDAPPSVVRDIERSLGLDQPLYVQYARYAGRLVRGDFGRSIRSREPVLGRLLDTFPVTLALAAVGVAWTTLVGVPTGILAAYRRNSLLDLSTIFVVLAGNAMPVFAVGLILLWVFAIQLRWFPLTGYESLWTADGWRHIALPAITVSSGVIPLLTRLTRSSMLEVLHQDYVRSARAKGVRETAVIVRHGFRNALLPVITIIGLQFGGLLTGAFITETIFSLPGMGRLVVQAILGRDFPIVQGGVLLFAVTFVLTNILVDVGYAAADPRIRYG
- a CDS encoding histidine phosphatase family protein, which codes for MRIYFVTHSTSVDNEAGIASGHLDTGLSARGRGEAAELPARLAGLPFGAVFCSSLRRAIETAEIAFGGTYPIRADARLDEVDYGDYAGMSVPALDTVRGGYIDVAFPHGESYRQRTALVEAFLSELRQAPGADAVLIVGCRATKWALDVLLDGRTLAAVVTSPFQWRPYWPYTLARRE
- a CDS encoding thioesterase family protein; this encodes MRDGLIPGTAAEVELTVTDAMTVRFDELGATHPVYATWMMIKHMEEAGRKAILPFLDEDEDAVGYAIDVVHLAPTPAGARVRARAVLDRVDGRRIHCRVEAHNEREKIGEGRTVQVVLSRRRLDARFRDIGAIR
- a CDS encoding sigma-70 family RNA polymerase sigma factor — encoded protein: MRGDVDLPEERELRGPVDPASYADADAVARLRDGDEAAFVSLVDRHAAAMLRVASMHLPRAAAEEVVQDTWLGVLQGIAGFEQRSTLKTWIFSILMNRVRTQAQRERRSVPFSALADAPSDQEPAVEPGRFLGADHPRWPGHWASPPESWGDSPEERLLSAEVRAEIQHAIDRLPPDQREVITLRDVEGWAGEEVSTLLQITPNNERVLLHRARSKVRRALERYFGEG
- a CDS encoding ABC transporter permease; protein product: MATARDRDLGITPHTALGAAGPARPRHATVWRRLGRSWQVRIGGAIVAVLLLTAATAPFLAVADPTQPNILARFSGPSPAHPFGTDHLGRDIFSQVVYGSRISLSIGLISVGIAATFGIALGLLAGFYRRLDNPIMRLIDVLLAFPGLLLAIAIVGALGPSLQNAMIAVGIATIPGFVRIVRSAVLRVGANEYVEAARAVGVGDARILIRYVLPNVSSEIIVTATLGMASAILFAAALSFLGLGAQPPTPEWGAMVLAARSYLDIAPHQVFFPIAAIFVTILGFNFLGDGLRDALDPRLYR